From the Anguilla anguilla isolate fAngAng1 chromosome 6, fAngAng1.pri, whole genome shotgun sequence genome, one window contains:
- the zbtb41 gene encoding zinc finger and BTB domain-containing protein 41, whose amino-acid sequence MKGKLSLSRPSKQRSDTSFCSEREMHSDSLAHSGSSVTPDDGLKHSKGLRTLASQQKKHFSFTQHNNSFLKFLNEDRQRPSSFCDLDIVVNGKQYSAHKVVVAFGSRYFYGQLTANPETSHMTVDRVDDSAFQHLLRFLYTSEFVVSDGEIPSLVEAARFLDMIDAVRLLTAGEVSADPIEVQEPAVEPSCSDTPQSPAENIARVPGGSQCTLCSRTFCYRKSLENHLARGHCRDGRPEERRKDPESLNAASPPATRRSARKRKCPAKFDRGGGESAAGMPEKSIPGKTVAKEIPIPTEEEEEQEEEEKDEDEEEETPGQEEDVDRKSLLIGGDRLYEENSDEAEQHNDVDGDEHGAGAEGLEQSYPEGLAPVIIQSSSRKTLQCPKCDKTFDRAGKYESHTRVHTGEKPFQCDICNQCYSTKSNLTVHRKKHNSETPFQKKEHKCPFCNKLHASRKTLAKHVRRFHPDHIQEFLSIKKRKSEGWKCDICHKSFTRRPHLEEHMILHSQARPFKCAYCDDYFKSRFARLKHHEKYHLGPFPCDICGRQFNDTGNRKRHIECTHGGKRKWTCFICGKSVRERTTLKEHLRIHSGEKPHLCSICGQSFRHGSSYRLHLRVHHDDKRYECEECGKTFIRHDHLTKHKKIHSGEKAHQCEECGKCFRRHDHLTVHYRSVHLGEKVWQKYKAAVHQCEVCKKEFKGKSSLEMHFRTHSGEKPYRCHICNQTFRIKKTLTKHMVIHSDARPFNCPQCTATFKRKDKLKYHMDHVHTTRPGEDPASAPAHDKMVPVPISFDGKVYQSEPKTILQNVPADVCVPVTLVPVQMPEVSGQVELVRQATPLSSQPQGMISPQSQGPQGGEYQPATDLVFLEKYTLTPQPANIVHPVRPDQMLDPRDQSYLGTLLGLDTAAPVRNISDPDHAH is encoded by the exons ATGAAAGGGAAGCTCAGTCTGTCCCGGCCCTCCAAGCAGAGGAGTGACACCAGTTTTTGCTCGGAGAGAGAAATGCATTCAGATTCCTTGGCCCATAGCGGTAGCTCTGTGACCCCAGACGATGGCTTGAAACATTCCAAGGGCCTGCGGACTTTAGCTTCTCAGCAAAAAAAGCACTTTAGTTTCACCCAGCACAATAATAGTTTCCTCAAGTTTTTGAATGAGGACAGACAGCGGCCATCATCGTTCTGTGACCTGGACATCGTTGTCAATGGAAAACAGTACAGCGCGCACAAAGTGGTCGTGGCTTTTGGGAGCAGGTACTTTTATGGCCAACTGACTGCCAACCCTGAAACAAGTCACATGACGGTTGATCGAGTTGATGACTCCGCGTTCCAGCACTTGCTGCGGTTTTTGTACACAtcagagtttgttgtttctgATGGCGAGATCCCTTCCCTGGTGGAAGCGGCTAGATTCCTGGACATGATTGATGCTGTGAGATTGCTGACTGCTGGGGAAGTTTCAGCAGATCCAATCGAGGTACAGGAACCAGCAGTGGAGCCATCTTGCTCTGACACCCCGCAGAGCCCAGCAGAGAACATTGCCCGGGTGCCTGGTGGCAGCCAGTGCACCCTCTGCAGCCGGACTTTCTGCTACAGAAAGTCCTTGGAGAATCATTTGGCTCGAGGCCACTGCCGGGATGGTCGCCCAGAGGAGCGGCGGAAGGATCCGGAATCTCTCAACGCTGCCTCCCCGCCGGCCACCAGGAGGTCCGCTCGGAAGAGGAAGTGTCCGGCCAAGTTCGACAGGGGAGGCGGAGAGAGCGCCGCTGGCATGCCAGAGAAGAGCATCCCTGGCAAAACCGTTGCCAAGGAGATCCCTATCCCaacagaagaggaagaggagcaggaagaggaggagaaagatgaggacgaggaggaagagaCGCCAGGGCAGGAGGAGGACGTTGACAGGAAGAGCCTACTGATTGGTGGCGACAGGCTGTACGAGGAGAATTCGGACGAGGCGGAGCAGCACAATGACGTTGACGGGGATGAGCACGGCGCTGGCGCTGAAGGCCTCGAGCAGTCCTACCCCGAGGGCTTGGCTCCCGTCATCATACAGAGCTCCAGCAGGAAAACCCTCCAGTGCCCCAAATGTGACAAGACGTTTGACCGAGCAG GGAAGTACGAGAGTCACACCCGCGTCCACACGGGCGAGAAGCCGTTCCAGTGCGACATTTGCAACCAGTGCTACTCCACCAAGTCCAACCTTACTGTTCACAGGAAGAAGCACAATAGCGAAACACCCTTTCAGAAGAAGGAGCACAAATGCCCATTTTGCAATAAACTGCACGCCAGCAGGAAGACATTGGCAAAGCATGTCAGAAG ATTCCATCCTGACCACATTCAAGAGTTCCTCTCAATcaagaagaggaagagtgaAGGATGGAAATGTGAT ATCTGCCACAAGTCCTTTACGCGGCGGCCACACCTGGAAGAGCACATGATCCTTCACTCGCAGGCCCGGCCGTTCAAGTGTGCTTACTGCGACGACTACTTCAAGTCCAGATTTGCGAGGCTTAAGCACCACGAGAAGTACCACTTGG GCCCGTTTCCCTGTGACATATGTGGTAGGCAGTTTAACGACACCGGGAACAGGAAACGCCACATCGAGTGCACCCACGGTGGAAAGAGAAAATGGACCTGCTTCATCTGTGGGAAATCCGTGCGTGAAAG AACAACTCTGAAAGAACACTTGCGAATACACAGCGGGGAGAAGCCCCACCTTTGCAGTATCTGTGGTCAGAGTTTCAGACATGGGAGCTCCTACAG ACTTCACCTCCGAGTGCATCATGACGATAAACGCTACGAGTGTGAGGAATGTGGAAAAACCTTCATTCGGCACGATCATCTGACCAAACACAAGAAAATACACTCTG GagaaaaagcacatcagtgtGAGGAGTGTGGTAAATGTTTCAGGCGCCATGACCACCTAACGGTTCATTATAGAAGCGTTCACCTTGGAGAAAAAGTGTGGCAAAA GTACAAAGCAGCTGTGCATCAGTGTGAAGTCTGCAAGAAGGAATTCAAGGGAAAGTCAAGTTTGGAGATGCACTTCAGGACACattcag GGGAGAAACCATACAGATGCCACATCTGCAACCAGACGTTCCGGATCAAGAAGACGTTAACGAAGCACATGGTGATACACTCGGACGCCCGACCGTTCAACTGCCCGCAGTGCACCGCCACCTTCAAGAGGAAGGACAAGCTGAAGTACCATATGGACCACGTCCACACGACCAGGCCCGGAGAAGACCCCGCCTCAGCCCCCGCCCACGACAAGATGGTCCCCGTCCCCATTTCCTTTGACGGCAAGGTGTACCAGTCCGAGCCCAAGACCATCCTCCAGAACGTTCCAGCAGACGTGTGCGTGCCTGTCACGCTGGTGCCCGTCCAGATGCCGGAGGTTTCCGGCCAGGTGGAGCTGGTTaggcaggccacgcccctctcctcccagccGCAGGGGATGATTTCGCCCCAGTCCCAGGGGCCGCAGGGGGGCGAGTACCAGCCTGCCACGGACCTGGTGTTTTTGGAGAAGTACACCCTCACCCCTCAGCCGGCCAACATAGTGCATCCTGTTCGGCCCGACCAGATGCTGGACCCCAGGGATCAGTCGTACCTGGGCACTCTGCTTGGCCTGGACACTGCTGCCCCCGTACGAAATATTTCCGATCCAGACCATGCTCACTGA